The nucleotide sequence atatgtaaataatagacttcaaaTATGTTTTGATCTATTGAGTAAGAAGAAACCAACCTTTTGATAATTCTCTATCTGACCACCCATCTGTTCAATCTGTTCGGCCATTGCCTACAAAAGGAGCAAAAAAGGGGTGGCGTAAGGAGATGATGAGGTTACCATGTCCTATGCCAAATGAACATTGTGTTCCTTCAACCTAAGAGAAAATCTGAATTGTGCTCAGAAACTCAATACCTTTCTTTCACTCTCCTCTTGATAGTATCTCTCTTTTGGCATATAAACACCATTTTTCTCCCGGGAAGCATAGACCtctaaaagaaacaaataaaaaaggtCAGAGCACAAGACTCTGTAACGAGTACATTTATCACCCCTGCAAATTCTACCCACGGATACACTGAGATTGCTCTTACCCGCCTTAAGTCGTTCTATTTCACCATAGAGGTCCTTTATCAAAGTAGACTTCATCATTTTCTGGTTAACCtgccaaaaataaatatacaagaGTACGAACATGAGTTGTCGTTTTTGAATGGTTGGCCTAAAtggaaacaagaaaaataaaatagaggCTTGAAATCGATGAATGGATAACAAAAGACAGTACCTCTGGTTTGTTCCTAATATGCTTTGCCCTGTGTGCATAATCTAGAGTACTCAAGGTTTCCTCGAGACAGTGAACAGCAGGTGAAACTGTTGCTATGATACATGTCTTCGTTCTCCCGCCAAGTGAATCACGTAGTAAGCGGGTGAGCTTACTATCCCTAAATTTCAGTGCAAAACATAGTTATAGAACTCAGCATAGCTTGGAACACTACTGCTACATAATCACtaacataaagaagaagaaaacacacAGAAAACGAGTTTAAACCTGTAAGGAATGTGTCCAAGATGTTCTACCAAAGCACTGATCACTCGCCCTAATGTAAGAAGACTTTTGTTTATTTCACCAGCTTCTCGAGCGCGTCCCTACACagagaaaaaaactagaaaTTGAGAAGAAAGACTCTCCAACTCAGTTGAAGAGTGAGAGACTACTTACATCCCTAGCACCAGAACGTGATATATTTTCTGATCCTGCTAAATCAACCAAGTTCAGCTTCCCACACTTGATTAATTCTTCACCTTCCGGAGTAGCTTCTTTGATATGTATCGTTATCGAGAAGAGAGAATGCGATCGACTGAAAAGTAAAGAATCGTGTCATGTAGGAAAGTGCAAAGAACATAAACATGAAGGACATTACCTAGATTGTTTATTCAAGAATGTTTCTGCAGTTCGCCGTTTAGAGGAACCTCTCTCCAGCAAAGTGAAGATTTCATTAGCACTCGTCACGATCTCCTCTTCCAATCCTCTAACGAGAACGCCACCTTTGCCGTCCTCCATCAGAGGCAACGGTTTCTTCTGTTTATCTTCAGAAGCAACTCTGGAGATATCTTCAGGAGCAAGTAGATCGGTGATCTCTTCGTTGTAGAGTTCCAAAAACGTGACTTTGACactgtactcagcttcctggcCTTCGAGCGTATCAAAGATTTGTTTCACAGCTCTAGGTATAACACCTGCTTCTGCTGGAAGACCTCCACTATGCCCGCCCTGTGTAAACAGCTTACATCAGGAAAAAAAACCTTATAAACACACTTGCAATATAACACAGACCTTAGACCTTCGACATTCTCCTTCCATTGTATATGTTTTCCCTGTACCAGTCTGTCCATAAGCAAATATTGTACAGTTAAAACCTTCAAGTACTTCGTTCACGATTGGAACAACGGCTTGGTCATACAATTCCTTCTGTTTTGCTGATGGTCCAAACACCTGTGTTCAACATAACAACACACCTTCAGCATGTAGATAATCACTAAATTCCATCAACGGTCACATTATTAAAACACATTCTACTTTACAAAACCAAACAAGCTAAATACACCAAAGCACACTTGTCTCCTTACACACAAGATTGTGAAATCCAAGCATATACCCTTTGACTAACTAGTTGTTGGTTCAGTTACTAAGCAAATCCTATACACACTCAAACAAAATTCACTGGACTAAACACTTGTTTAGCTTTAACTAATCCCCCTTATTCACCATAATATGAAGGCAAACAGCATCAAGTATCTGACTTTTAAGTTGTAAACAGCACCCTAAGCTAAGCCACTTTGTGTTACCTTatcaaaggtgaaaaccctatcAGTGTGCTTCCCAGCGATGTTTTGAGAGACAGCAACTTCTCTTTGCAGATCATTACAAGTGAGAACCTGAGGAGCGTTGCTCCTCAACTCATCATCACTAAACGGCCtgtcaacaaaacaaaaaacaagtgTGAATCCAAACCCAAAAAGCTTCAATTTTGAGCATAAATACAAAGTGGGATTAGACTCAAAATCGAACCCAGAACCCTAATTTGAGAAAAAGGTAACCTGCATCGGAGAAGAACTTGAACATTCACGCCTTTCTCCTTGTCGTGGCGGCTGGACATTTTGTAATCCAGAGAGTGTAATTTCGAAATCTGATGCTACTACACTCTGGAAAGATCGAAGCTTTCTGAGTTTCgaagttctctctctctctctctcttccttttaTCGCCGGCGACGGGATCTTTTTAGAGAGAGAGCGGGGTGAAATGTgagatttgaatatttttgaagagacgcttctctctctctttcgaaattaaaattaatatttgtttactAATATGATTTTAGCCCATTTGACACACTTAGCCATTCGATAAAGAAGGCCATTACTTACCGATCAGCCCATTTAGGCCCAATGGTCAAGTTTCAACCTTCttttcgacaaaaaaaaaatcattaattatacACCAATTATGAAAAACTTTACATGAGATATAGTAGTAGAGTTTTGTGATTTTGACAAAGTATGTGTGGCTatggatttttattttagttgttaacgtagaatttttttattgcaaTATAATGCATGTGACCTAAAGAAAACTCAAatcatatcattttaaaaacattaaattggaaaagaaaatattttaaaacactcaTGCCCAAAAAATTAACAGTTTAAACTATGAAAGTAATTTTATCAACATAATAATTTACTTGTTAAACATGGCAGATACTATTTACTTGCAGAAAAATGTGatgacattatatttttttgttggactaacaattatttttatttaaaaattgttactattttaatcataaaataagccaaaaaccaattaaattaaataataattatgaaatataaataaatataaactattaaaataaattaaatacattggtgatgatgatgacgatttAAAATGTGATGTAATACAAATTCTACGAGAGAAAATATCCACACCACGCAACTAAGGGGTTCGTCACTATAACCTGTATTCATGTATTACAATCACAAATTTCACAATCAGTCCTATAAATGATTATatctgttgacaaaaaaaagtgttatatctgttaaaatgatcatttatatTGACAAAaactgattattattattttacccaaaaaaaacttgttattatttgttgacaaaaaatgaTTGTATCTTTTCCTAGATAGGCAagcaatacaaaatttatttatcaaaacgaaaagaaaatgatcaagaagaattAGTTAAAATTCAAAGAAGCTCCTCAACAAAATCTCCGAGATCGAAATTACCACTACAAGACTCGATGGCATTAACGACGTCTTGAAAAGCCGAGAGGCTACAAGGGACGACCAACATAACTTTCTGGTCGGAACAGTGAAACTCGTCACGTGACTTGTCGAGGAGCATCCTAAAAATAAGGTGATTCAAGTAGCTCATCGGCACCACCTGCCTCACGCGCTCTTCTCCTACATACACCGGAAACGTTCCCGTAGATGTCTTCGTCGGAGAAATGTCGTCCCCCTCACCGAGCAGAACATACTCGGAGCCGCGTTCTCTAGTTTTGATCCTCTTCACTTTCTTGGCTAAGTTCTTGAATGAAGCAATTCTTTTTCCCATCATTTTGTTTTACATAAGATGATATTTTCCCCTCTGGAAACTCGTAAGATATATGTATGAATTAAGATTGTGAAGATGAagaaattagaataacaagaTGGTTGGTGATTATATACCAAAGATTAGATGTATaacaatgtaataaaatataaacatttacacccaaaaaacaatataataaaatgagaACTCTTGAGCTTttgacttcattttttttttgttttcgaatTTATTTTTGGCTGAGCTGACTTGCTTATAATAGTGGGCTGCATATTTGGCGGAGAGAATTGTATATCTCATAGCAAATCTTGGTTACAGTGATATGTCTTTCGATTTTGTAAATGCATAACTATGGCACCActtattattacttttatacTTCAGTACATTAGGCAAGGCCGTACCTGGAATATTAGGTCTTATTCAAAATTAGCatgaatcatatttttaatattatagttttatatatttaaggaaaatagtttttatttaaaaatctaaagataactaaactaaaaataaaattacatgaAAGTGAGTAAacatcttaatttttattattaattttatttaatatataggggtATTATATGTactacacatatatatataactgaaaCTTTTAGAATTGTGGAACCCTGCAACCAAACAGAAACCCTGTTGAACCGTTTCATGAAAATGTAATCAGGACCGAGCTGAGCAATAGGTTGTCACGGAGGTTGTATTCGACTTTTCGTACATACGGTCGTGACATTTAATTTCATCTATAAAATGTCTTAATGTCATGTgcctctttattttattttaattttattcatctggtgttattattattagataGAATTGAAGATTACATCACTGAGAATACAAAAGTGGCTATTTTGATTCTTTGAACTGTTATCTAAATCGGCTAAATACCATAATCAAGCGTCCAAAAGAGGTAGACAAAACCCTAGAAGAAGGAAAACCAACTATCAGCTAAATACTCAGTTACGGATCATGGTTATCCTGCCTTTCCTCCCTCCTCATTAATGTTTTTGTGAATGTTTGTTCACGTTTGGTTATTCATCTTTGTTGCTTTTTAGTTCCTAATGTGTAACCTTCGTTGTTGATGCTAGTGAGCTTGTATCGCTTTCTCGTCAAGCTTTTTTGGTGGAATTTGTTTAAGAGGATATTCCGGTGATTATGTTCTTTAGCCCAGTCTCGTCTCCCATTTCTCTGGTTCACCCGTGGTTATATTTTGGTGGATCTGTTTCAGCCATTATTTAGATTATGGCTAAAGGTTCATGTCATTCGAACTATTTGTTTTAGCATGTGCCTcctttttttgtcatctgttgGATTAAGATTAATTATAAACGTTGCTTACACAAAGTCGCCAAAGGTTACTCCCATAGACTAACTTATA is from Brassica napus cultivar Da-Ae chromosome A4, Da-Ae, whole genome shotgun sequence and encodes:
- the LOC106448895 gene encoding auxin-responsive protein SAUR15, whose translation is MMGKRIASFKNLAKKVKRIKTRERGSEYVLLGEGDDISPTKTSTGTFPVYVGEERVRQVVPMSYLNHLIFRMLLDKSRDEFHCSDQKVMLVVPCSLSAFQDVVNAIESCSGNFDLGDFVEELL